CATCGCCGGCATCCTCCGCAATGCGAATTACCGCGGCTACGCCGCCCTGGAATACGAAGGCAAGGAAGACCCGATGTCCGCGGTCCCAGTCTGCCTGGACCGGCTGCGCCAGGTTTTGAAGACCTGAACCGGACCACGACCCTAGAAACCAGGACTGTGAGTTCTCGAGCGCAACCAAGGTTAGCCTGCGGCCGAATCGCGTTGCCCGCTGGCTCAAGACGCTTGTTTCATGCGGCCTTCGAGGGCTTTCAACGCGCATGACACTTCCTGATAATCGTTCTTCTCGAGCAGCTTGCGCAGTTTCGCGATCGCCCCGCCAACTTTCTTGCCCGCGCGAGTCGTGCCGAACAGGTGCCGGCTGACCGTCGACTGCGTCAGCGACAACGTCTCAGCGATCTCGACCTGCGTCATTCCCTTAAAGTAGTACAGGCGCAGGATATCCCGCTGCCGGTCCGTAAGGTGCTTCTCGATCAGCGCGTTGATTGCCGGCAGCACGCTTTGGAAGAAATCCTGCAGGGCATACCGCCGTTCCCGGTCCTGCTCCGTCTCGAACCACAAATTGCGCTCGGACGGAACATTCTCAAGGTATTTTGAACTTGTGGGTATCTCCCAGAAGTCCGAATTGAACCCGGACATGACTACACACTCCCTTGTTTGACCTCTCGTCTTGCGTTACTTCACCGCTCCTGGTTCCATCATCCCCGCCTAGCGGCACAATCGCGTGCCAATGTGAAAAGGCCGTTCGCAAAGTTCGCATCGCGTCTTCCTCCTTGCCTCGCTGTCTTCTCTTCCGTCCGGATATCGGGCGAAAACACCGCGAAAAAAAGAACGCCGCAGGCTACTCCGGGTTCGCCTGCGGCGTCTCTTGTTTCTATGTACTCTACGTTACTCTATACGAGACTCCCCTCGGGGCGAACCGCAGGCGCAATGAATTAGCACCGCGCGACGGGCACGCGTGCCCGCCGTAGGCCACATCGCGGTTGAAAAACTGGTCTTGCGCATCGTTCGTCCCAATCTCTCGTTCAGAATTTGAAAAAAACTGCCTCTTTGCTTCGCCTGAGGTCACTTCTATGTGCACTTAATATCACAATAACCATCGAAAAGCAACTCGCAAACGGGAAAACAACCCTTGATAAGCGTGGGGATATGCATACTTCCAGGCAGGAATTGTGACTCTTTGACCATACATTTTTGAACCCGGATCGCCCCCCATTCCTCCCGTTGTTCATTTTTGTACAGGCGTCCGGTTACTCGACATTTGCACAACCTTTACATTTTCAGCGTTTTAGGGTAAATTGTTGACGTTGGCATGTGGATTGCTCAAGGGAGAAAGGCTGAATCTCATCGTTTTCTGCGGGGGAAACGTGGAGAGTTTTGTTGACAGATGGGGAAAAATGTATGTCCGAATCCCGGGGGAATGGAAGGAATTGAAGGGGCAGAAACGTTGAGAGGAAGTGCCGTGCAGCCCGAAACTGAAACACGAAGCACCATACTGGTAGTGGACGACGAGAACGGTCCCCGTCAAGCGTTGCGCATGCTGCTCAAAGAGAACCACGAGGTTCTCTTGGCATGTAACGTGGCCGAAGCGCAAGAAATACTTGCCTCACACCCGGTTGACCTGGTCATCACCGATTTGCGCATGCCGCGTCAGTCCGGCGTGGATTTGCTCAAGTGGGTCAAGGAAAGCGCTCCGGACATCGAGGTCATCATCTTGACGGGGTTCGGCGAGTTGGACACCGCGATGAAGGCGGTAACCTACAAAGCCTTTGCCTACATCGAGAAGCCTTTTGACAATGACGAACTGCTGGCTCACGTGCAGGGAGCGTTGGAGCAGCGTCAACATGACAGAGAGCGCCGCCGGCTCCAGGACTTGGCGCTCGATGCGAACCGTTTCGAATCGGTCGGGCGTTTTGTGTCGGGTATTCTGCACGACTTGGGGACGCCTCTCTCCGTTATAGGCAGCCAGGTGGACCTGATCGTTCCGAAGGAGGGGCTGGCGAGTCTCGAGCGGCGCCTTGACCTCATCCGTTCACAATCCGAGCACTGCAACAC
This genomic interval from Candidatus Hydrogenedentota bacterium contains the following:
- a CDS encoding sigma-70 family RNA polymerase sigma factor, encoding MSGFNSDFWEIPTSSKYLENVPSERNLWFETEQDRERRYALQDFFQSVLPAINALIEKHLTDRQRDILRLYYFKGMTQVEIAETLSLTQSTVSRHLFGTTRAGKKVGGAIAKLRKLLEKNDYQEVSCALKALEGRMKQAS
- a CDS encoding hybrid sensor histidine kinase/response regulator: MQPETETRSTILVVDDENGPRQALRMLLKENHEVLLACNVAEAQEILASHPVDLVITDLRMPRQSGVDLLKWVKESAPDIEVIILTGFGELDTAMKAVTYKAFAYIEKPFDNDELLAHVQGALEQRQHDRERRRLQDLALDANRFESVGRFVSGILHDLGTPLSVIGSQVDLIVPKEGLASLERRLDLIRSQSEHCNTLVRKAMGFLRHQTNAFSMLGLNDIVESCLDVAKPVVMRQGIRIEKDLATDIPVCYGDLVLLRQALLNLIANACQAMETQQEPRAIYVRTWAENGSICLTIRDTGPGVVPELKTKIFEAFFSTKGDKGSGIGLAAVSSIMTKHNGRVTLEDVDGPGACFKLVFPAHRNAVSPRESCG